In Ruania zhangjianzhongii, the following proteins share a genomic window:
- a CDS encoding ATP-dependent DNA ligase has protein sequence MASPTRTELDGRLLQLTSLDKVLYPATGTTKAEVIDYYLQVAGAMLPHSAGRPVTRKRWVDGVGTAAEPGAAFFTKNLDSGTPDWVVRADLQHSDHRSTYPLVNDRASLAWMAQMAALELHVPQWRFDSAGQVLGPDRIVFDLDPGSGVSLPEVAEVAVWVRDILTGMGWASVPVTSGSKGIHVYAALDGGPSADQVRAVAQELARSLEADHPDRVISRMKRAERAGKVFIDWSQNHPNKTTIAPYSLRGTLEPFAAAPRTWDELTDPGLRQLRPAEVIERLASQGDLMAPGLAGVAGPDALERYRGKRRAERTPEPVPDAVRISGEQVFVVHEHHARRLHWDLRMSYCGILTSFAVPKGLTADPATQHLAVQTEDHPLDYLTFSGTIPAGEYGAGEMYVWDTGTFEVHKWWLGKEIIVTLHGSESGPLAEHAPAKYALICTDPAERQWLVHAMKRGGAAQRATRSTSTRRTSTQPGTPRPASPAVAHSPDAPPGQPEPAPDQPEPAPAQASTAVAASANEPPAPAEPAPPPASPAVVRPMLATPGTPSDVAQDWAIEMKWDGQRVLARFEDGQVRLWARSGREITATYPELAAIDVHADSALLDGEVVALDDEGRPSFALLQPRMQASDAEVARAARRQQVHYLVFDVLEVNGQDLTRQTYTDRRDLLARLVEPSEHVQVPEAFDGDLAAALAASHAYGLEGVLAKYPGSRYLPGRRSSSWIKIKHTEAVDVVVCGWRPGRGERTGQVGSLLLAVPTETGELRYVGRVGTGFSSAQTRQWPQMFAPEEIDAPAVVDVPAADARDARWLHPVRVAEVVFGEWTPTGRLRHPRWRGWRDDLTPAEISPPAGGPDR, from the coding sequence ATGGCCAGTCCCACCCGGACCGAGCTCGACGGTCGGCTGCTGCAGCTCACCAGCTTGGACAAGGTGCTCTATCCGGCCACCGGCACCACGAAGGCCGAGGTGATCGACTACTACCTCCAGGTGGCGGGCGCGATGTTGCCGCACTCTGCCGGCCGCCCGGTCACCCGGAAACGCTGGGTGGACGGTGTGGGCACGGCGGCGGAGCCGGGTGCGGCGTTCTTCACCAAGAACCTGGACTCCGGCACTCCGGACTGGGTGGTGCGCGCGGACCTGCAGCACTCCGACCATCGCAGCACTTATCCCCTGGTGAACGACCGCGCGAGCCTGGCCTGGATGGCGCAGATGGCAGCGTTGGAGCTGCATGTGCCGCAGTGGCGGTTCGACTCTGCGGGGCAGGTGCTCGGGCCGGACCGGATCGTCTTCGATCTGGACCCGGGGTCGGGGGTGAGCCTTCCGGAGGTGGCCGAGGTGGCCGTCTGGGTGCGGGACATCCTCACCGGGATGGGGTGGGCCAGCGTGCCGGTCACCTCCGGGTCCAAGGGCATCCATGTGTATGCCGCGCTCGACGGCGGTCCTTCCGCTGATCAGGTCCGTGCCGTGGCTCAAGAGCTCGCCCGGAGTCTGGAGGCGGACCATCCGGATCGGGTGATCTCTCGGATGAAGCGCGCCGAGCGTGCCGGGAAGGTGTTCATCGACTGGAGCCAGAACCATCCGAACAAGACCACGATCGCGCCGTACTCGCTGCGGGGCACGCTCGAGCCGTTCGCGGCCGCGCCGCGTACCTGGGACGAGCTGACCGACCCCGGTCTGCGCCAGCTGAGACCGGCGGAGGTGATCGAGCGGCTGGCCAGCCAGGGTGACCTGATGGCACCCGGTCTGGCCGGCGTGGCCGGACCGGACGCGCTGGAGCGCTACCGGGGCAAGCGGCGGGCGGAGCGGACACCGGAGCCGGTGCCCGATGCGGTGCGGATCAGCGGAGAGCAGGTGTTCGTGGTGCACGAACACCACGCCCGGCGGCTGCACTGGGACCTGCGGATGTCCTACTGCGGGATTCTGACCAGCTTCGCCGTGCCGAAGGGACTGACCGCCGACCCGGCCACCCAGCACCTCGCGGTGCAGACCGAGGACCACCCACTGGACTACCTCACCTTCTCCGGCACCATCCCGGCAGGTGAGTACGGCGCCGGCGAGATGTACGTGTGGGACACCGGCACGTTCGAGGTGCACAAGTGGTGGCTCGGCAAGGAGATCATCGTCACGCTGCACGGTAGCGAGAGCGGGCCGCTCGCCGAGCATGCTCCGGCCAAGTACGCGTTGATCTGCACCGATCCTGCCGAGCGGCAGTGGCTGGTGCATGCGATGAAACGCGGGGGTGCGGCGCAGCGGGCCACGCGCAGCACCTCCACCCGCAGGACGAGCACGCAGCCAGGCACGCCACGGCCGGCGAGTCCCGCCGTGGCCCATTCTCCCGACGCGCCACCCGGGCAGCCTGAGCCGGCCCCGGACCAGCCCGAACCTGCCCCAGCCCAGGCGAGCACCGCCGTCGCCGCCTCCGCCAACGAACCCCCCGCTCCAGCCGAACCAGCCCCACCCCCGGCAAGTCCCGCCGTCGTGCGCCCGATGCTCGCCACCCCGGGCACACCCTCGGACGTGGCCCAGGACTGGGCGATCGAGATGAAGTGGGACGGTCAGCGCGTGCTCGCCCGCTTCGAGGATGGTCAGGTCCGGCTGTGGGCGCGCAGCGGGCGGGAGATCACCGCGACCTACCCCGAGCTCGCCGCAATCGACGTCCATGCCGACTCCGCACTGCTGGACGGTGAGGTGGTGGCCCTGGACGATGAGGGACGCCCGTCGTTCGCACTGCTGCAACCGCGGATGCAGGCCTCCGATGCCGAGGTTGCCCGCGCGGCGCGCCGGCAGCAGGTGCACTACCTGGTGTTCGACGTGCTCGAGGTGAACGGACAGGACCTGACCCGGCAGACCTACACAGACCGGCGCGACCTGCTCGCCCGCCTGGTCGAACCCAGCGAACATGTGCAGGTACCGGAGGCCTTCGACGGTGACCTGGCCGCAGCGCTGGCCGCGAGCCACGCCTACGGTCTGGAGGGGGTGCTGGCCAAGTATCCGGGCAGCCGGTACCTGCCCGGCCGTCGGTCCTCCTCCTGGATCAAGATCAAGCACACCGAGGCGGTAGACGTGGTGGTCTGCGGCTGGCGGCCCGGGCGAGGCGAACGCACCGGTCAGGTCGGCTCCCTGCTGCTGGCCGTTCCCACCGAGACCGGCGAGCTGCGCTACGTGGGCCGGGTGGGCACCGGCTTCTCCTCGGCGCAGACGCGCCAGTGGCCGCAGATGTTCGCCCCGGAGGAGATCGATGCACCGGCCGTGGTGGACGTTCCGGCCGCCGATGCCCGGGACGCGCGCTGGTTGCACCCGGTTCGGGTGGCCGAGGTGGTATTCGGCGAGTGGACGCCGACCGGTCGGCTCCGGCACCCGCGCTGGCGCGGCTGGCGAGACGACCTGACGCCTGCGGAGATCAGCCCACCGGCCGGCGGACCAGATAGATGA
- a CDS encoding phosphoenolpyruvate carboxykinase (GTP) yields the protein MAAARDFVAAVAELTGPDAVVWCDGSEAERDRLTEELCQAGTLIRLDPELRPNSFLARSDPKDVARVESATFICSAEESDAGPTNNWRDPAEMRAELLRVFAGSMRGRTMYVVPFSMGPVGGPASKVGIEITDSPYVVVSMRLMTRMGEAAMDQIDGGAEWVPAVHSVGMPLVTDGAAVLPDVPWPCNETKYITHFPDDREIWSFGSGYGGNALLGKKCYALRIASVLARDEGWLAEHMLLIRLRHADGRQFHVAAAFPSACGKTNLAMLRSVLPEWTVTTLGDDIVWLRPGEDGRLWAINPEAGFFGVAPGTGAGTNPTAVDTLTHDVIFTNVALTDDGDVWWEGLTPEAPEHLIDWVGQDWTPEVGAETGRPAAHPNSRFTVSAAQCPMIDPDWDAGEGVPVDLILFGGRRASNVPLVTAAEDWEHGVFFGATISSERTAAAEGAVGELRRDPFAMLPFCGYHMGDYFGHWLSVGERLGDRAPRIAAVNWFRKGADGSFLWPGFSENARVLDWLLRLVDGEVTGRQTPLGVAPADGELQLDGLDLPAADLDELHRVDPAAWSEEADRCAGYFAQFGDRLPVAMSRQLAALRERMS from the coding sequence ATGGCGGCAGCCCGCGACTTCGTGGCCGCTGTAGCAGAGTTGACCGGGCCGGACGCCGTCGTCTGGTGTGATGGCAGTGAAGCCGAGCGTGACCGGCTCACCGAGGAGCTGTGCCAGGCGGGCACGCTGATCCGGCTCGATCCGGAGCTGAGGCCGAACTCTTTCCTCGCCCGGTCGGACCCGAAGGATGTGGCCCGCGTGGAGTCGGCGACGTTCATCTGCTCAGCGGAGGAGTCGGACGCTGGGCCGACGAACAACTGGCGGGATCCGGCCGAGATGCGGGCGGAACTCCTGCGCGTGTTCGCCGGCAGTATGCGTGGGCGCACGATGTACGTGGTGCCGTTCTCGATGGGTCCGGTCGGTGGGCCGGCGTCCAAGGTGGGTATCGAGATCACCGACTCCCCGTATGTGGTGGTCAGTATGCGGCTGATGACCCGGATGGGGGAGGCCGCCATGGATCAGATCGACGGCGGAGCCGAGTGGGTCCCGGCGGTGCACTCGGTCGGGATGCCGTTGGTGACCGACGGCGCAGCTGTGCTGCCCGATGTGCCGTGGCCGTGCAACGAGACGAAGTACATCACCCACTTCCCGGACGATCGGGAGATCTGGTCCTTCGGCTCCGGCTACGGCGGGAACGCCCTGCTCGGGAAGAAGTGTTACGCCTTGCGGATCGCCTCAGTGCTGGCCCGGGACGAGGGATGGCTGGCTGAGCACATGCTGCTGATTCGGCTCCGCCACGCCGACGGGCGGCAGTTCCATGTCGCCGCGGCGTTCCCCTCGGCCTGTGGGAAGACCAATCTGGCGATGCTGCGCTCGGTTCTGCCGGAGTGGACTGTGACCACACTCGGCGATGACATCGTCTGGCTGCGGCCTGGTGAGGACGGCCGGTTGTGGGCGATCAATCCCGAGGCTGGGTTCTTCGGGGTGGCACCCGGGACCGGAGCGGGCACCAACCCGACTGCGGTGGACACTCTCACCCATGACGTGATCTTCACGAACGTGGCGCTCACCGACGACGGTGATGTGTGGTGGGAGGGACTCACGCCCGAGGCGCCGGAGCATCTGATCGACTGGGTCGGCCAGGACTGGACTCCGGAGGTCGGCGCGGAGACCGGCCGGCCGGCGGCGCACCCGAACTCGCGGTTCACGGTCTCGGCGGCGCAGTGCCCGATGATCGATCCGGACTGGGATGCCGGCGAGGGCGTTCCGGTGGACCTGATCCTGTTCGGTGGGCGCCGGGCGAGCAACGTGCCCCTGGTGACGGCGGCCGAGGACTGGGAGCACGGGGTGTTCTTCGGGGCGACGATCTCCTCGGAGCGCACTGCTGCTGCGGAGGGGGCGGTGGGTGAGCTGCGCCGGGACCCGTTCGCGATGCTGCCGTTCTGCGGGTACCACATGGGCGACTACTTCGGGCACTGGCTGTCGGTCGGGGAGCGACTCGGCGACCGTGCTCCGCGGATCGCGGCGGTGAACTGGTTCCGCAAGGGGGCCGATGGTTCCTTCCTCTGGCCCGGGTTCTCCGAGAACGCCCGCGTGCTGGACTGGTTGCTCCGGTTGGTCGACGGTGAGGTGACCGGGCGGCAGACACCGCTCGGAGTGGCGCCCGCTGACGGCGAGCTGCAGCTGGACGGGCTCGACCTGCCGGCGGCTGACCTGGACGAGCTGCATCGGGTGGACCCGGCCGCCTGGAGCGAGGAGGCGGACCGGTGCGCGGGGTACTTCGCGCAGTTCGGCGACCGCTTGCCTGTGGCGATGAGCCGGCAACTAGCCGCGCTGCGGGAACGGATGAGCTGA
- a CDS encoding DsbA family oxidoreductase, translated as MTAEPPITVDVWSDIACPWCFIGNRTLKQAIEQYDGEVTVRYHSYELAPDTPVDYEGSEVDFLVKHKGLPPEQVQQMLDQVTSTGAAAGATFHFDTVQHTNTLRAHQALHHAAQHGRQTELLERLFRAYFSEGRHIGRDADLAELAAEVGLNSERLLADLAAERYATDVQRDLNHAQQMGVRGVPFFVFEGQYGVSGAQSVETFTEVLAHVAAEVGTRA; from the coding sequence ATGACTGCTGAACCTCCCATCACCGTGGACGTCTGGTCCGACATCGCGTGCCCCTGGTGCTTCATCGGGAACCGCACCCTGAAGCAGGCCATCGAGCAGTACGACGGGGAGGTGACCGTCCGCTATCACTCCTACGAGCTCGCACCGGACACCCCGGTGGACTACGAGGGTTCCGAAGTGGACTTCCTGGTAAAGCACAAGGGCCTCCCACCCGAGCAGGTCCAGCAGATGCTCGACCAGGTGACCTCTACTGGCGCTGCCGCAGGCGCAACATTCCACTTCGACACCGTCCAGCACACCAACACCCTCCGCGCCCACCAAGCCCTGCATCATGCCGCGCAGCATGGTCGGCAGACGGAACTGTTGGAGCGGCTGTTCCGGGCCTACTTCAGCGAGGGGCGGCACATCGGGCGCGACGCGGATCTCGCGGAGCTCGCCGCCGAGGTCGGCCTCAACAGCGAGCGGCTGCTGGCTGACCTAGCCGCCGAGCGCTACGCCACCGACGTGCAGCGCGACCTCAACCACGCTCAGCAGATGGGTGTTCGAGGCGTCCCGTTCTTCGTGTTCGAGGGCCAATACGGCGTGTCCGGAGCACAGAGCGTGGAGACGTTCACCGAGGTGCTCGCACATGTGGCCGCAGAGGTTGGCACCCGCGCCTGA
- a CDS encoding helix-turn-helix domain-containing protein gives MADEHTDPVTLGKRIRHFRSRGRLTLAQLAETTGTTASQLSHIENGRREPRLSLLQAIASTLGTSASELLEPAPPPDRRAALEIELHRSQSSPLFASLGAPAVRPSRTLPLPVLESLVALHRELGRRAAEAIATPEEARRANTQMRLDMRARGNYLPEIEELGEEVIRKAGYTSGALTHSTVSTLARSLGFEIIHVPDLPHSTRTVTDLENGRIYLPPASIPGGHGLRSLALQAIGHRLLGHTQPASYADFLYQRVEIAYFAATCLIPRSAALDFLLPRQRAKDLAIEDFRDAFGVTHDFAALRLTNLATSHLDMPVHYLRVGEDGALYKGYENDGVALPTDVTGAIEGQLVCRQWAARAAFARRTRTTEFHQYTDTPDGTFWCSTQTGSTSSGEFTITVGVPFAHAKWFRGRETKRRATSTCPEEGCCRRPDEALSERWQQASWPSAVSHAQILGPLPSGRFPGVDDTEVYRFLEANAPSEPT, from the coding sequence ATGGCTGATGAGCACACCGACCCCGTCACCCTCGGCAAGCGCATCCGGCACTTCCGCTCCCGCGGGCGGCTCACCTTGGCCCAGCTGGCCGAGACGACCGGCACCACCGCCAGCCAGCTCTCCCACATCGAGAACGGCCGGCGCGAGCCGCGGCTGTCCCTGCTCCAGGCGATCGCCAGCACCCTCGGCACCAGTGCGTCCGAGCTGCTGGAGCCGGCTCCTCCCCCGGACCGGCGCGCAGCGTTGGAGATCGAGCTGCACCGCTCCCAGTCCTCCCCCCTGTTCGCCTCTCTCGGCGCGCCGGCGGTCCGCCCGTCCAGAACGCTTCCGCTTCCGGTACTGGAGTCTCTGGTCGCACTGCACCGTGAACTCGGCCGCCGCGCGGCGGAAGCGATCGCCACTCCGGAGGAGGCACGCCGAGCGAACACCCAGATGCGTCTGGACATGCGGGCGCGAGGCAACTACCTGCCGGAGATCGAAGAACTCGGCGAAGAGGTCATCCGCAAGGCCGGGTACACCTCCGGCGCACTCACCCACTCCACCGTGTCCACGTTGGCCCGCTCCCTGGGCTTCGAGATCATCCACGTCCCCGACCTGCCGCACTCCACCCGCACGGTCACCGACCTGGAGAACGGGCGCATCTACCTCCCGCCGGCATCGATCCCCGGCGGGCACGGTCTGCGCTCACTTGCCCTGCAGGCCATCGGGCACCGGCTGCTCGGGCACACCCAACCGGCCAGCTACGCCGACTTCCTCTATCAGCGGGTGGAGATCGCCTACTTCGCCGCCACCTGCCTGATCCCACGCAGCGCCGCGTTGGACTTCCTCCTCCCCCGCCAGCGCGCCAAGGATCTGGCCATCGAGGACTTCCGTGATGCGTTCGGGGTCACTCATGACTTCGCCGCGCTGCGGCTGACCAACCTGGCCACCTCGCACCTGGACATGCCGGTGCACTACCTGCGGGTGGGCGAGGACGGCGCCCTCTACAAGGGCTACGAGAACGACGGCGTCGCGCTACCTACCGATGTCACCGGCGCCATCGAGGGGCAGCTGGTCTGCCGGCAGTGGGCAGCCCGGGCGGCGTTCGCCCGCCGGACCCGCACCACGGAGTTCCACCAGTACACCGACACCCCGGACGGCACGTTCTGGTGCTCCACCCAGACGGGCAGCACCTCCTCCGGGGAGTTCACCATCACCGTCGGGGTGCCGTTCGCCCATGCCAAGTGGTTCCGCGGCCGGGAGACCAAGCGCCGCGCGACCTCCACCTGCCCGGAGGAGGGCTGCTGCCGCCGTCCGGACGAGGCCCTCAGCGAGCGGTGGCAGCAGGCGTCCTGGCCGAGCGCCGTCTCCCATGCGCAGATTCTTGGACCGCTGCCGTCCGGGCGCTTCCCCGGCGTCGACGACACCGAGGTGTACCGCTTCCTCGAGGCGAACGCGCCCAGCGAGCCAACGTGA
- a CDS encoding DUF222 domain-containing protein → MDFDDENIDPEDHSSGDESSASSSEEERPEPFVTLPVGPDVGLTEVVAAAQEVDQAQAAWRSGVSLSQRSDVIGAAAPGASLAGVLEAAAERAPADRDQATRVELIAACERQMAQLAGLQAKFAQELLDERGASSRTLTAVHDEISCRLATTSYAAGTIITRAGALEDSPRLRKGLASGEVSARKLDVIAAAVSDLDPGERAVLENYGCELAPTHTPPQLKKALAVAIIAADPTRAEQRHQREVRERHLTFEPAAHGMSWLGVYLPAEDGLNIFTCLNAQAAATSAEDERGIDARRVDALTTLFESIMAGGRLPDGTTLPTQHGQSPHIRFSITAPVLAGDDQTPALLHGYGPICAGTARQLAHRAGADSGGLASPALFGTSTTGPTTDTGVDAGRSSTSGSPCLAGADRNLAPNPEPTWAERCALANRLDHGATAEERDVIFGPAWPWPDQRVRDEDLAIWRALLDRPRLDRLQHVAESSAQPKGSDERQPKGQPGTKGEPGTKGEPGTKGEPGRDPMWNLLPPPRPTELPDGTDANELIAWAQRHHSDEAGLCSSVEDQLGLICAGSYAPSRRLRARIIERDQTCRFPTCQVPAWRCQLDHISAFDGSIPAWAQTVETNLQALCTHHHQAKTAGVFRVERDARTGVTTWYAPTGHIYTRSPEHADYTGVTRQLRQELRASCEDDTLTSAAAEMRSAAGKTSPWPRDDTDPPF, encoded by the coding sequence ATGGATTTCGACGACGAGAACATCGACCCGGAGGACCACTCCTCCGGCGATGAATCGAGCGCGTCGAGTTCCGAGGAAGAGCGCCCCGAGCCATTTGTGACGTTGCCGGTGGGTCCGGACGTCGGCTTGACCGAGGTCGTCGCAGCAGCCCAGGAGGTCGACCAGGCTCAGGCTGCCTGGCGGTCGGGGGTGAGTCTGTCGCAGCGATCGGACGTGATCGGCGCGGCCGCACCGGGAGCTTCGTTGGCGGGAGTACTCGAGGCGGCAGCCGAGCGGGCCCCGGCCGATCGAGACCAGGCAACGAGGGTTGAGTTGATCGCGGCCTGTGAGCGGCAGATGGCTCAGTTGGCCGGACTTCAGGCGAAGTTCGCACAGGAACTTTTGGATGAGCGAGGGGCCTCGTCGAGGACCCTGACGGCCGTCCATGACGAGATCTCTTGCCGGTTGGCGACGACCTCCTACGCTGCGGGCACCATCATCACCCGCGCCGGTGCGCTGGAAGATTCGCCGCGACTGCGGAAGGGACTGGCTTCCGGCGAAGTATCGGCGCGGAAGCTCGATGTGATTGCCGCTGCTGTGTCGGATCTTGACCCGGGCGAGCGGGCCGTGCTTGAGAACTATGGCTGCGAGCTGGCGCCCACGCACACACCGCCGCAACTGAAGAAGGCGCTGGCGGTCGCGATCATTGCTGCCGACCCCACCCGGGCCGAGCAGCGGCACCAGCGGGAAGTGCGTGAGCGGCACCTGACCTTCGAACCGGCCGCACACGGGATGTCCTGGTTGGGCGTCTACCTTCCGGCCGAGGACGGACTGAACATCTTCACCTGCCTGAACGCCCAGGCGGCCGCCACCTCCGCTGAGGACGAGCGAGGAATCGACGCCCGGCGCGTCGACGCCCTGACCACCCTCTTCGAGTCGATCATGGCTGGCGGGCGCCTGCCGGACGGAACCACACTGCCCACTCAGCATGGACAGTCGCCACACATCCGATTCTCGATCACCGCACCCGTGCTGGCCGGTGACGACCAGACACCCGCACTGCTGCACGGATACGGACCGATCTGCGCGGGGACTGCCCGTCAGCTGGCCCACCGGGCCGGTGCTGACTCCGGAGGCCTCGCGAGTCCCGCACTCTTCGGAACGTCGACCACCGGTCCCACCACGGACACCGGTGTTGATGCCGGGCGGTCGAGCACCAGCGGCTCTCCCTGCTTGGCCGGAGCCGATAGAAATCTGGCCCCGAACCCCGAGCCGACGTGGGCGGAGCGCTGCGCCCTGGCCAACCGGCTCGATCACGGCGCCACCGCCGAGGAGCGCGATGTGATTTTCGGCCCAGCCTGGCCGTGGCCCGACCAGCGGGTTCGAGACGAGGATCTAGCGATCTGGCGGGCGCTACTTGATCGCCCTCGGCTTGATCGCCTCCAGCACGTAGCGGAATCGTCGGCCCAGCCAAAGGGCAGCGATGAGCGGCAGCCCAAGGGTCAGCCAGGGACTAAGGGCGAGCCAGGGACCAAGGGCGAGCCAGGGACCAAGGGTGAGCCAGGTCGCGATCCGATGTGGAACCTACTTCCACCGCCGCGTCCAACTGAGCTCCCAGACGGTACAGATGCGAACGAATTGATCGCCTGGGCACAGCGCCACCACTCGGACGAGGCTGGGCTGTGCTCATCCGTCGAGGACCAGCTTGGCCTGATTTGTGCCGGCTCCTATGCGCCTTCTCGGCGGCTGCGCGCCCGGATCATCGAACGCGACCAGACCTGCCGGTTTCCGACCTGCCAGGTTCCCGCGTGGCGGTGCCAGCTCGATCACATTTCCGCTTTCGACGGAAGCATCCCGGCCTGGGCTCAGACTGTCGAGACGAATCTGCAGGCACTGTGCACCCATCATCACCAGGCCAAGACCGCCGGAGTATTCCGGGTGGAGCGAGACGCCCGCACCGGAGTCACTACCTGGTACGCCCCGACCGGGCACATCTACACCCGCAGCCCGGAACACGCCGACTACACCGGCGTCACCCGCCAGTTGCGGCAAGAGCTCCGGGCCAGCTGTGAGGATGACACGCTCACCTCAGCCGCGGCTGAGATGCGCTCCGCAGCGGGTAAGACTTCTCCTTGGCCGCGCGACGACACTGATCCGCCGTTCTGA
- a CDS encoding LysR substrate-binding domain-containing protein — protein MFDPVQLRTFLTISETLNFTAAAARLGISQPTVSQHVARLERAANRRLVQRDTHEVALTDNGQAMAGFARSILAAHDQAAAYFTGSAMGGRLRFGAADDLALTQLPRILREFRQLHPQVTVELTIAQSHVLHRRLLAGHLDLVFIKQNAGEGTGALVRRDRLTWVGLPQAPLADAGVVPLITYPNPSMSRDMATRALEQAGRTWRVTCTTREINGMLAAVRAGLGITVLAQSLVPTDLVVMPASSGLPALGDVDMVLVDNPNAPREPVEALTAAILGRH, from the coding sequence TTGTTCGACCCGGTGCAGCTTCGAACTTTCCTCACGATCAGTGAAACGCTGAACTTCACGGCCGCGGCCGCGCGACTGGGGATCAGCCAGCCCACGGTGAGCCAGCACGTGGCGCGACTGGAACGGGCGGCGAACCGCCGCCTGGTGCAGCGGGACACCCACGAGGTCGCACTCACGGACAACGGGCAGGCGATGGCCGGCTTCGCCCGGTCGATCCTGGCGGCACACGATCAGGCGGCGGCCTACTTCACCGGTTCGGCGATGGGCGGCCGGTTGCGCTTCGGCGCCGCGGACGACCTCGCACTGACCCAGCTCCCCCGGATCCTGCGCGAATTCCGTCAGCTGCACCCGCAGGTGACCGTCGAGCTCACCATCGCGCAGTCCCACGTGCTGCACCGACGGTTGCTCGCCGGGCATCTGGACCTGGTGTTCATCAAGCAGAACGCCGGGGAGGGTACCGGTGCCCTGGTGCGGCGCGACCGGCTCACCTGGGTAGGCCTACCGCAAGCGCCCCTCGCCGACGCGGGCGTGGTTCCGCTGATCACCTATCCGAATCCCAGCATGTCTCGGGACATGGCAACCCGCGCGCTCGAACAGGCCGGACGCACCTGGCGCGTCACGTGTACCACCCGGGAGATCAACGGCATGCTGGCGGCCGTCCGGGCTGGACTCGGGATCACCGTGCTCGCACAGAGCCTGGTGCCAACGGACCTCGTCGTGATGCCGGCCTCGAGCGGTCTGCCCGCGCTGGGCGACGTCGACATGGTGCTGGTGGACAACCCGAACGCACCGCGCGAGCCGGTCGAGGCACTCACGGCCGCCATCCTGGGCCGTCACTGA
- a CDS encoding MFS transporter, with the protein MGNYRRYAIAQLCTSTFGWAARVAQDWLMLELTGSAALVGLTVAMQFTPMLLFGLFGGVLADRYDRRTILTITQSLFGLFTLALGVLALAGVVQPWHVLASAFLGGMAIVVDNPARQAFVHEIAGPKLLRRAISMNTSIFQLGALIGPAVAAGLIAVVGSGWAFVVNALACAFAASLIHSMRREEMFPTAVVRRTKGQLRAGLKHVSEHPEILWACVLVGFVAVTGVNMATVLTAYAADVIDLGASGYGMLTSTLALGAITGALFAGRARRLRLRTLVAGAATLGVLQIVAALISSTALFLVVLYAIGATSLLYLTRSNTLVQTSADPAMRGRVLSLYVLINMGAQAASGLIIGWVCEWGGPHAGFAACAAGPLLGALVVGTILARRGQLRPVLRVRRRPGRGFIYLVRRPVG; encoded by the coding sequence GTGGGAAACTACCGCCGTTACGCGATCGCCCAGCTGTGCACCAGCACGTTCGGGTGGGCCGCGCGGGTAGCGCAGGACTGGCTGATGCTCGAGCTGACCGGCTCCGCCGCACTGGTCGGGCTCACCGTAGCGATGCAGTTCACCCCGATGCTGCTGTTCGGCCTGTTCGGCGGAGTGCTCGCCGACCGCTACGACCGGCGCACCATCCTCACCATCACCCAGTCGCTGTTTGGACTGTTCACCCTCGCCCTCGGCGTGCTCGCCCTGGCCGGTGTGGTGCAGCCCTGGCACGTGCTGGCCTCCGCGTTCCTCGGCGGGATGGCGATCGTGGTGGACAACCCGGCACGGCAGGCGTTCGTGCACGAGATCGCCGGCCCCAAGCTGCTCCGCCGCGCGATCAGCATGAACACCTCGATCTTCCAGCTCGGCGCCCTGATCGGCCCGGCTGTGGCCGCGGGGCTGATCGCCGTGGTCGGCAGCGGATGGGCGTTCGTGGTGAACGCACTCGCCTGTGCCTTCGCGGCGTCGCTGATCCACTCGATGCGCCGGGAGGAGATGTTCCCCACTGCCGTGGTGCGCCGTACCAAGGGTCAGCTCCGCGCCGGCCTCAAGCACGTCAGCGAACACCCGGAGATCCTCTGGGCGTGTGTGCTGGTCGGCTTCGTGGCGGTCACCGGCGTGAACATGGCCACAGTGCTCACCGCCTACGCCGCGGACGTGATCGACCTCGGCGCGAGCGGCTACGGCATGCTCACCTCCACGTTGGCCCTGGGTGCGATCACCGGGGCCCTGTTCGCCGGGCGTGCCCGCCGGCTCCGGCTGCGCACGCTGGTGGCGGGAGCCGCCACGCTCGGCGTGCTGCAGATCGTCGCCGCGCTCATCTCCAGCACGGCGCTGTTCCTCGTGGTGCTCTACGCGATCGGTGCCACCAGCCTGCTCTACCTGACGCGCAGCAACACCCTGGTGCAGACCAGCGCCGACCCGGCGATGCGCGGGCGGGTGCTCTCCCTGTACGTGCTGATCAACATGGGTGCTCAGGCCGCCTCCGGGCTGATCATCGGCTGGGTCTGCGAGTGGGGCGGCCCGCATGCCGGCTTCGCTGCCTGCGCGGCGGGACCACTGCTCGGTGCGCTGGTGGTCGGGACGATCCTCGCCCGCCGGGGTCAGCTGCGGCCCGTGCTGCGGGTGCGCCGGCGCCCGGGCCGCGGGTTCATCTATCTGGTCCGCCGGCCGGTGGGCTGA